The genomic window agaagggctgGGAGAAgtttccagtaaaagatgggattttaagtgagacttaaaggaagctatgGAGACCAGCAGGGCCTAGCAAagtagggagagcattccaggtgtggggaacagccagaaaaaaagatTAGAGCCTaaagatagagtgtcttgttcttGGAATAGCCAGGCACTGGATCTTACCCATCaaggagtaagatataagaagattgaaaagggctaggttatgaagggctttgaatgccacacagagcattttgtatttgatcatggaggcaacagggagttactgaagtttattgaggggGTGGGTAATGTGACATGGTAGGACTGAAACTTTAGGAAAATTGTTTTAGTGGCTGAATAAACGCTGAATtgcagtgggaagagacttgaggcaggtataCTCTGCCTATAGCAGGCTATAGCAGTTACAGTTGTTAAGACTTAAAAAAAGGTTCCCTCTAGTGCTAGTCAGGCATTTAAAAGATACAGAACTGTGCAACATTTCCAGTAAGCAAATACATAGCTAATTACAAATAGAAATTCTCTGACTGGCTGTGTTTTTGAGCAAGCAATAGGGACAACTGCCCTAGAAAAACTGCAAAAAAATCCTATCAAAGTTGCAGCTGAAATAGCTGATGAGCAACAAGGCTGAAATGTTAGATTGGGACTTAACTAAGAATATATTGTGTTAATCCAAATTACTCACAAAGTTGGCTGAACTTTCCTTTTCACCCCACACAATCTGAATTAGTTTAATAAATACCTTCTGAAAGACAGTAAATTGTTATAAATGCTACATAAAGTAATTTGCTACCACTAAaacaaacgtgtgtgtgtgtgtgtgtgtgtgtgtgtgtgtgtattttctatGTAGTAAGGTAATACTCCTTTAAAATGTACAGATTTCAGAGCCAAGTAGTTTAGAGTGCTCAGAAACTTATTATTGGCCTGAATAAGCCAAGCTTAGCAAGTAAATAAATCAGGTTACATTAACTGGGaatattaatattcttttccCAGCAAAGACTCCCTAGAGCCTAGAGTTCCATGCTTCTCTCTATTTGGCTCCTATGTTGCCTCAATCTACCAGGAATGAAAAACTATTGCTTTTGGCCATGAAGATGCTGGACTAAGGTTATGGTTCAACAGGCAGCACGCTGAGCCTGGAGGCAAAGGCTTCACCTCCTGACTCTGTCCGCTCTGGGACACAGGGAAAGCCTCTTCaccttctggacctcagtttcctcatctataaaatggagaatttgGACTTGGTATGACCCTGGTCTTTGGGACTTTATAAAGAGAGGAGATGCCATGTTCACATGCTGGCTGTATACACCTTGTGTTAAATAAGGGGAGTGCAGAGTAGGGGGGATAAAAAGCTGAGTGGGAGGACCTGGACTCAAGTCTCACCTACCATCCATACTGGTcttgggactttgggcaagtcacctaactcttcAGTGCTCCAAGCCTCTGGAAGTGCAAAGAAGGAGCTGACCTGCAcctgtagagggagtttcctcatctgacagcAGCTATAGTCCTATAACAGTGAAATTACTGGTCCAAACCTAACTTATCTATATATAAATTCAAATTGCATAGGATCTGAATgcattgttgtgtttgtccttcatttttgaagaggaatatgacatcagggaaatgatgatatgacttgcagctgactgatttgagtgagggagggctgtgcaaggtcaccagcctcacttctcctccagagccatgtgggtccagtggccaaatatgcatcaggatgactggagatggcccaggatgcaatgagagatcctgcccattttaggctaaggccttttcagaatctcactttgagtgagttaattcccattcagtgaacaggcatGCGTATGACtagagagaaataaagataaacaGATTAATGCTAGTAGCAGCTTATGCTGTAAGATGATCTTcaggtagaaaaaaaataaactccaaaGCAAAAGAATCAAAGCATGGTCAAGATTTGATAATGATATCAACTAGTATTTACATAGTGCTAAaggtctgtaaagtgctttacatatattctcctttgatcctaacaacaatccTCTGAGGTGGGTATAATTACTCCtgtttttaaagataaggaaattgagtagACAGTAATGaagaggcttgcccagggtcccacagctagtcaaGTATCTAAGGTAGAATTGCaagtcagatcttcctaattccaaatcaaGCACCTTAAGTCTTTTCTGTAACTTAGTTCAGTGGAGTTACAGGCCACAGCTGGATGAGTACTTCCTAATCCGATGGTTTTTCTAAGAGGGCTTATAGCTCTCAGCACCTTCTTTTCCTGGCCTAATTGCAGCCTTTTCCCATGTAAACCACTGCTGCTGACCTATGTACTAtcaaccaagtatttattaagctcctatgtGCCAAAACCTAgagaattacaaagaacaaattaATCTTCCAGGAGTTTATATGTtaatggtagaaaaaaaaaatacacatctaGGTatatgaaaagacaaagaaagcagATGGAGGCAGGGGTCGGGGTGGGTAGGGGCACAGACCAAGAAAGGCTTTTGAGTTGAGGGagtcttttaaaaaggaattccACATAATGAGTAAGTGCAGCCACTATAAGTGCAAGGAGATTAGAAATGAAACCAAGAGGCCTGCAAGTGGCTGGAAATGGCTGAGAAGGGGTCGGAGTTTGAAATGATGTGTAGAGCTATAAATGTCAAACCTccagaggactttgtattttatcctaaaggtgaGAGGAGTTTGAGTGTTGGGGTGACAGGCTCAGACCTGTTCTTTTGAAAGATCATTTTGAAGCTGGGTGGAGACAGGGAAACCTTTTAGAAGTTATTGTAATAGTACAGGCCAGATGTGATGGAGACCTTAACTAGGATGTGTGGAAAAACAGGTATGTATATGAGAAATTTTTAATAAGGAATTCAAAAAGTGGGATCTGGAGAGAGAGTGAGTTCACTTTTGAACATAAGTTTAAGATACTTTAGGACATCAAGTTTAAAATAGTATATCCATCCCATGGCCAGTAGGCAGTCAGAAATTAAATTTGAGAAAAGCAGTTGCAGTTGAGTAAGTTGGAATTTAAATTGTATAGATTTTAGAAGacattaagtttaaaaaaattatcacaactttttttaatgcacaaaagacaagaaaatagaCAAGCTTTaaagttttttcatttattttcagtaactTAGGTAGCATGTATatactgcagtggatagagcttatACTCAGGAGGACCCAAATTCAAATATGATCTACTCACTACAtaacccctgggcaagtcacttaactgctgtctgccttcTACAGGCAGATTtctggaggatcaaatgaaacaatatgcATAAAGtacacaattcctggcacatagtaggcttgtTTCCCTCCTCTTTAGTATGTATGATGTTATGTAACAGATTTAAGGTTTTGTGTATAATTCTCTGTTCTATTTTGcatatggaaatattcattttttttgatgcttaaaaatacaaactttaaaagacaagagaaaggaCTTGAAGATAATGCATATAGACATttagctttttcaaggagtttgaatGAGAAAGGGAGTAGACCCAGGACAATGTTTGTGGGAACAGCAGGCTCCGGAGAGGATTTAAGGAATGGGAATGCTTTGCTGGCCATCTTTGTAGGCAGCGGGTAGGGAGGATGATAGTAGAGACAAAAAGAAGGTGGTTAAAAGCAAAGGGATAGAATACAAGAGTGCACGGCCTTAGCAAGGAAAAGGGCCCCTTCTGAGAACTGAATGGCACTAGAATTCTTTGATGAAATGCAAATCAATTACTTCGTAGAGATAATAGAGACCACAAAATTTAGAGCAAAAGGATAATTTAGACCAGGGCTTCTGAGTGAGGGTCCAtgaatttggtttcctttgtaattctattttattttaatcacttaaaaacattctgagaccAATTCTGTCTTTTAGAGATACAAATGAGAAATCCTGCCCAGAATTTTTGtaatagaaaagaactggaaataaagtgggAAGACTTGTAAAAATTGATGCTaccaaaataaataggaaatgaccacaataatataaAGGGAAACGCTGAAAGGGCTTAAAAAAAACTCTGATTAATGATCAATCATGACTCTAGGAGACTGATGATAGATCATGCTTCCAACTTCTTGGCAGAGAGTTAGTGTAGCAGGAAGCATGTATTTTCAGATATTACCACAGTGttgctttcttttgctttgtttgactaCACTTGTTATTTGGGAGGGTGTAGATCACTGGGATGAGACAATATTGTgttaaaagacaaacaaaaacaagaaaggaccggaggagccaagatggcggagtagaaagatacacatatgctacctcctaacccatagcccataaaaatacctgtaaagaagaacttccaacaaattctggagcagcagaagccacagaacaacagagtggaggagatttctgttccagagagacctgaaaaactgacacgaaaggtccctcgtgccccagaccggagcagagcccagccctgccttggccacacagcaccaagaggagcagatccgagcaggcttcagggacagaatctccagcggccgcacatgtccctccacccacaggcgccaaaggtcagtgaaagggtcttttcagcttgtcgagaggggagcagggtgtctccataactcaggccccctcaggaggcagcagcagacagaggctcccaaagcaggcaggagctcagctccattgttgaaggtctccacataaaccccctgagggaactgagccccttgtggtggccctgcccccacccaagcacctgaacttaatctcacactgaatagcagccccacccaaagccctgaggctgggaagcagcatttgaatctcagaccccaagcactagctgggcagatctgaaggcaaggtgggtgtggagaggaaactcagaagtcaaatgattggctgggaaaatgcccagaaaagggaaaaaaaataagaccatagaaggttactttcttggtgaacagatatcttctcccatccttttggatgaggaagaacaatgcttaccatcagggaaagacatagaagtcaaggcttctgtatcccaaacatccaaaataaatattcaatgggctcaggccatggaagagctcaaaaaggattttgaaaatcaagttagagaggtggaggaaaaactgggaagagaaatgagagagatgcaagaaaagcatgaaaagcaggtcaacaccttgctaaaggagacccaaaaaaatgctgaagaaaataacaccttgaaaaataggctaactcaattggcaaaagaggttcaaaaagccagtgaggagaagaatgctttcaaaagcagaattagccaaatggaaaaggaggttcaaaagctcactgaagaaaatagttctttcaaaattagaatggaacagatggaggctaatgactttatgagaaaccaagaaatcacaaaacaaaaccaaaagaatggaaaaatggaagataatgtgaaatatctcattggaaaaacaactgacctggaaaatagatccaggagagacaatttaaaaattatgggactgcctgaaagccatgatcaaaaaaagagcctagacatcatctttcatgaaattatgaaggaaaactgccctgatattctagaaccagagggcaaaataagtattcaaggaatccaccgatcccctcctgaaagagatccaaaaagagaaactcctaggaacatggtggccaaattccagagttccctggtcaaggagaaaatattgcgagcagctagaaagaaacaattcaagtattgtgggaatacaatcaggataacacaagatctagcagcttctacattaagggatcgaagggcatggaatatgatattccagaagtcaaaggaactaggactaaaaccaagaatcacctacccagcaaaactgagtataatacttcaggggaaaaaatggtctttcaacgaaatcaaggactttcaagcattcttgatgaaaagaccagagctgaaaagaaaatttgactttgaaacacaagaatgaagagaagcatgaaaaggtaaacagcaaagagaagtcataagggacttactaaagttgaactgtttacattcctacatggaaagacaatatttgtaactcttgaaactttttagtatcagggtagttggtgggattacacacacacacacacacacacacacacacacacacacacacagcacagagtgaattgaataggatgggatcatatcttaaaaatatgaaattaagtggtaagagagaaatatattaggaggagaaagggagaaatggaatggggcaggttatctctcataaaagaggcaaataaaagacttttcagtggaggttttccctctttttcagaggggaggtgagagaaaaaacatgaagcttactctcatcacattcaactaaaggaaggaataaaatgcacactcattttggtatgaaaacctatcttacaatacaggaaagtgggggagaaggggatcagcagggtgggggggatgatggaagggagggccgtgggaggagagagcaatttgaagtcaatactcttggggagggacaggatcaaaagagagaatagaagcaatggggggcaggataggatgcagggaaatatagttaatcttatacaacactactattatggaagtcatctgcaaaactacacagatatggcctatattgaattgcttgccttcccaaagggaatgggaggggagggaaggaggaagagaagttggaactctaagttttaggaacaactgtcgagtactgttcttgctactaggaaataagaaatacaggtaatggggtatagaaagttatctggccctacaggacaaaagagaagatggggacaagggaagggagggatgatagaagagaggggcagattggtgataggggcaatgagaatgatcggtgttttggggtggggtgggggggacaaatggggagaaaatttggaacccaaaatgttaaaaattaaataaattaatttaaaaaaataacaagaaaggagcaccaaattaaaaaaaaaaaaggaattctgcAAAGAAACTATGTGCCTTTATGGCAGGGTGGCAAAAATGCActcaaaatgacaaaaatcacaTTCTACAAATTTCCCCAAGGCTAGAATGaataagacaaaacaaagaaaaattggtTCTGGATATATTACATCAATTTAAGTCACAGCCACATCAGGTCCTCGGTCTTTTTGGTTTCAACAACTTGATTTTGTCAGTGAAGATAACCACTCTGTGTTTCTTTTTGAGATATCAGAGGATGGGGAAGATAGGGAGACATTCCCTTGAAGGTATATAAGAACTGCCCAAGAACACTGTTACCTTCAGTTTGGGAAACCTAGAATAAAAATGGTTAAGAGGATACTGAAATCTCAAAAAGTGAAGGAATGATAAGAGAACTTAGCCTTCTTCAAtgaccttttcatgcttgagATGACCAAGTCACTGAAGAACTTTACCACCAGAGGTCTTAAAGCTATGTTAGATGAACATTAGTTCTGAATATCATAGATGAGAACTGATACTTCAGGTTGGATTAGAAGATGTCTTTGATATCTTCAATTTAAGATTCCATTAATGTGGTGAAGCTGCTAGTCAACATAAATGTGTTGACTGCAGAGCAGAAATAATTGTCACAACCTGAACCCAATGAAGGACATGCTTCTGTTCAGGCTATTAGCTCTACCAACTTCAAAGGATCCTAGAATTGAGTTGAAAGACATGTAAGAAGGCATCGCACAAACAGGAAATAGCAACCTTAGTAGGCACAGGCAAGAGCTTCAGCCTCTGAGATGGAAGACAGGCTTGTTTCTTATCATAAGTCTATAatgcagagaaatgaagacaaagaTAGGTCATAAATACACTGAGTGCTAGTCTAGAATCTATTTCTAATAACAGTCATTGAACATGTCATGAAGTAGATCTGTTACAAGGGTGGCTATTATCAACACTTGCTTAATTGATTTCAGGGAAGGATCTTTGTATGATTTGCAGGAGGAGTTAAAATTGTTCAGGTGATTGTTAGCAAGTATCAAGTCAGAACAAAAGGGTTatctaaaatttttcttaaaatgtaggTGCCAATACACACTTTTTACTGAACCAaagaattagacaaaataaatgctcactgattggaaaatggctaaacaacctGTGGGGTATGAATACAACAGAATATTactataaaagaagaaataacgaacctgaaaaatcagaaaagcaagagaagacttatatgaaatgttGCAGA from Notamacropus eugenii isolate mMacEug1 chromosome 1, mMacEug1.pri_v2, whole genome shotgun sequence includes these protein-coding regions:
- the LOC140517896 gene encoding uncharacterized protein; its protein translation is MPRKGKKNKTIEGYFLGEQISSPILLDEEEQCLPSGKDIEVKASVSQTSKINIQWAQAMEELKKDFENQVREVEEKLGREMREMQEKHEKQVNTLLKETQKNAEENNTLKNRLTQLAKEVQKASEEKNAFKSRISQMEKEVQKLTEENSSFKIRMEQMEANDFMRNQEITKQNQKNGKMEDNVKYLIGKTTDLENRSRRDNLKIMGLPESHDQKKSLDIIFHEIMKENCPDILEPEGKISIQGIHRSPPERDPKRETPRNMVAKFQSSLVKEKILRAARKKQFKYCGNTIRITQDLAASTLRDRRAWNMIFQKSKELGLKPRITYPAKLSIILQGKKWSFNEIKDFQAFLMKRPELKRKFDFETQE